gatttaaaaaaattaacagaaaatacaaatgattttttttttaatgagacataaaatcacaaaacaaaagaaaaaaaaatgttatagtaTCTACCAACTAGGGTGAAGTCGCAGCCGTCGTTACCACCACCGCATGTTGTTCTCCTTTCCATGTCCATGAGGCTTCGTGTTTTCAACCTTGTCTTCAAAACCATTCACAAACCCAACCTAAGACCCTTTTCACAGCCATTTGCATCTACTGCACTCGCTCACTCTTTCTCCAACACCGCCCCTTCCACGCCCCTTTCACACCCAACCATCCTCCAAGTCCTTCAAACCCTCCAATGTCTCCACCACCACCCCTCTCTCGCCCTCTCCTTCCTCAACCACCTCCACCGCACCGGCTTCCCGCACACCCTCTCAACCTACGCCGCCATCATCAAAATGTTCGCTTTCTGGAACCTTCCCAGAAAACTAGATTCCCTCTTTCTCCACCTCATTACCCTCTCAAAACACCACCATCTTCCCTTTCACCTCCTTCAACTCTTCGAAATACTCTTCCAGGACTTCGACCACCATAACCATTACTTGCTCAGAGCTTTTGGTGGCTTTGTCAAAACCTGTGTCAGCCTCAACATGTTTGATGAGGCCATTGATTTCTTGTTCCAAACTCGGCGCCGTGGAATTGTCCCTGATGTTCTCACTTGCAACTTCCTCTTCAACAGGTTAGTGGAACAGGGCGAGGTCGATAAAGCACTGGCCATTTTTGAGCAACTCAAGAGGTTTGGTTTCAGACCCAATTGTTATTCCTATGCAATTTTAATCAAGGCGTTGTGTAAAAAGGGTGACTTGAGTCAACCTCTCTGTGTTTTTGAGGAAATGGAGAGAGTCGGGATCACCCCTCATTCGTATTGCTATGCTGCTTACATTGAAGGGTGTTGTAATAACCATAGATCTGCTCTTGGGTATAAGGTGCTGCAGGAATTGAGAAAGAATAATGCCCCTTTGGAGGTTTATGCATACACTGTGGTTGTTCGCGAGTTTTGTAATGAGATGAAGTTGGATGAGGCTCAGGGTGTGTTTGATGACATGGAGAGGCAAGGGTTGGTTCCTGATGTGTTTGTTTATTCTGCCTTGATTCAAGGGTATTGTAAGGGTCATAATCTGNNCNANGCTTTGNCTTTGCNTNATNAGATGATTTCGAGGGGTGTGAAGACAAATTGTGTTATTGTTAGTTACATTCTACATCTTTTGGGAAAGATGGGCAAGACTTTGGAGGTGGTGGATGAGTTTAAGAAACTAAAGGAGTCCGGAATGTTTCTTGATGGGGTTGTCTACAACATTGTTTTTGATGCTTTGTTTAAGTTGGGGAAGGTGGAGGATGCGATAGAGATGTTGGAAGACATGAAGAGAAGAGGTGTGGCTTTAGATCTTAAGCACTACACAACCTTTATCAAGGGATACTGCCTTCAGGGTGATCTCGTTAGTGGGTTTAGGGTGTTTAAGGAAATGAGTGATGAAGGTTTCAAACCTGATATTATAACATATAATGTACTGGTGACTGGGNTGGTTAGAAATGGNNATGCTTGTGAGGCATNAAAGTTTTTGCAGAGTGAAGGCGTGAAGCCAAACTCTACTACACATAAGTTAATCATTGAAAATTTGTGTTCAGTGGGAAAGGTTTTGGAAGCCGAGGCGTATTTTAACAGTCTAAAAGATAAGAGTTTTGAAATCTATTCTGCCATGGTTAATGGCTATTGTGAAGCGGACCGTGTAAACAAAGCCTATAAAATTTTCCATGAGCTGTCAAACCAAGGAGATATGGTTAACAATGCCTCCTGTTCTAAGCTAATTACTAAACTCTGGATGACAAAAGACACTAAGAAAGCTAGTATGGTGCTGAAGAGAATGTTGTCTTCAAATGCTGAACCTAGCATAGTAATGTATTCAAAAGTTATATCTTTGCTGTGCGAGACTGGGGATACTAAGAAGAAGGATATGGATAATGCTCgccttttttttaatctttttgtaAATAGAGGACTCACCCCTGATGTTATAATTTACACAATTATGATAAATAGTTATTGTAGGATGAACTACTTGGAAGAGGCCCATGACCTCTTCGAGGATATGAAGAGGAGAGGAATCAAACCTGATGTCATTACCTACACAGTTTTACTTCATGGAAACTATAAAGATTATTTAAAAAGGTGTCATGGAGAAGGAAATAAGACATCATTGAAAGTTTCTTCCATCTTGAGAGATACATCATTGAAAGTTTCTTCCATCTTGAGAGATATGGATCAAATGGAAATAAATCCggatgtttttttttacactgtGTTGATTGATGGAGTCAATAAGACAGATAACTTTAAAAAAGCATTAAGCCTATTTGGTAATATGGTTGACAGGGGACTAGAACCAGATACTATAACATGCGCTGCTCTGGGCTTACGTAGTAAATTTCACGGGGATAAAGCCATTAAACTGCTTAATGAAATGGGAATGACAGCAGCTGCGTGTCATCTCAGCTCTAAAACGAGGTAGAAGGGTGCATTTTCATTAGAAGTTGTTGTAATATGGGataatatctttataatcttcctaattagaggaaatagatacataatattttgttattttattttttcctaggTTTTCtagttttcctatttttctttttagaagaactagattattacaaacaaatagaagatttgagaatgtatttttcatgatttgaataataaatcagtcaCATGGTATCAAAGAGCTTATCTAATCTGCTTCTGCTGTTTTTGCTATTTTTGCTGTCTGCCGACGGCCGACCGCCATGGCTTTCTGCATGCATGATcctaaaattctcttttttttaacctGTGTTTTTAATGGGCTCCAATTGCCCTAGccaagttcttttttttttttttttttttttttccaggaTTGCCAAATAGAGAGTTTGTTTGAGTATTATTAGAGTGGGATTCGAACCCATTTCCTTTGGAACCGAAAGTCTCTTCTTCGAATAATCTAACACTACTGCCTTCACTGCTTTTTTCGCTGTGCACTGTCGCTCTTTACCGCCGTCCACCGTCTGCCGCCGGCCTTCGTACGTCGTCGGCCAACGTCACAGTTTCGACCGGTGACCAGCAGATCTAGACCGTCTCTTCAAGCGACAGCCAACCCCACCGGAGTCAGGACCCGACTCCGCTCAACGCGCCTCCACGCGCAGCCACCGTTGCCGGAGCGTGCAGACCCACCCGTCGCCGTCGCAGACAGGGTCACCGGAGCCTCCTGAACCCATTCCTAGGGTCGGTGATGACTCGTTTGGGCTATATTTTAGTAGATCTGAGTTTTAGTCTCTGCTCCTTGGTGTGACCCACTCGCCGGACCTTCCTCTCTGTTCTGACCCTCTATAGCAGCCATTACTGTCATCTTCGTTGTCCTCACAACATCTTCGTTGGTGCAACTAAATTTTTGAACAGTTCTACTATTTAATCACAAAATTTCAGTTCCTTAAGCCTCTTATTAATCTTATTatgatggaagaagaaagaaaaattatgttaatcatttttttaccTATGTTAACTAGAAAtacatatttgattatttatttttcaatctcaCTTTTGCCAAACTTTTTTATGTTCCTCTTTATATCACACTAGTTTTCCTACTACGATTAACTTGAACACCTTTTTCTATTTACATAATaaagaagatattttattaaattttatattcattgaaACAAAATATCTTCCTCTAAAAGAAATGTCTTCTCCAAATATActacataaacaaaaaaaagaagaagagaaaataaaaataatgggaATGGATATATAACAATGTTGTTAGTGATGTATCTTATTCATTATTAAGTGTGGTTGAGATATTATTTGTATGatgtgtaaaatatttattgatttatcaCATAAGGAAAGAGTCACTAATTTGAGAAATGATAAGACCTAATTAACAATAATGACCGGATTGTTAATTTTTCGCTAGACCATAACAAATAGAAATTTGTGTTGAATATCATAATTGCATTATATGGTGAATTTTAGCTCAACCATTAGATACGGAAGTCCAACCATAAgcatataacaatattattctGTATATACTTTTAAGAAATGTTTTTTAATGGTAAGCTACATCAATATATCgtctttaaaattataagttgGATTTATTAATTAGGGTGTCTAGAAAGTATGTCCCTCTTCTTCACATGAGAAAGACCaactaatacaaaatatatttatcacttgttattttaacataaaatttacatgttttgttttttgaaataagtaatgttatattttaagattttgaagaatatatttattaggAAGGATTTAGTTGCAACAGTTCAAGGCTAGTTCAATTTAATGTTTCACATTGATTTATGTTTACTTAAGTATTATGTTATGTTTATTGATGGATTATTGATGGACAAAACTCATTggtaatatttttctttcaccttCTCGTCCTCTTCTCTAACTTCAACCACCATTGTCACCGTCACAGTCACGAGTATCATTGATGTCACTAGTGTGTCACATCCTCCAGTGAGCCTCACATCACACACCAACCTCCACCCCCACACTCCCATCCACCACCTTATTTTCCGCCATCTTCCTCACATcacacttttcattttcttttcacttttatgAGTTATATGAATAATGACTAATTAAATACATTCCTCCTTCTGGCTCGCTTCTTCTTTCAAAGAGCTAATTGATCTTAAAATTTCAGAGCCATGTGCAAATGGAATATGTGTGCTTTCCCacatttctaatatttattgaaGATTTGTTTGAATAGAGCGTTACCCTTGGGGATGAGGAAGCCAGGAAGAGGAAAGTGCAGAAGACAATTCTTGAAAGGAAAGGACCCCCAACGTTTTCATGTGCTGTTGAGATGATATCTAAAACAGAATGCCGTGTTCTAAAACAGAATTGCTAAGTGCAGAAGATGCACTTAGCAATTgaattagtttattaaaatgGGAAATAGATCCCTTCCAGGGGACCATCTGTGCTTACTCACTTGTGTTACTTGTTTCTCTATTGGTGTCTGGCTTCATTCTTAGAAGACCATTTCCCTGATACATTGCATCCATTTAAACAAGAGAAAGCCTACGGTATCATATACATTAACCTCTTTCATGTTgtcactttttaaaattcttttacttttttctgGCAGGAGGTNCGGCTTGCAATAGAGTACATTGTGATTCCTGGTGGAGAGGCTGTGGAACTTCTTCCTAGACGTTCTGAAATTATTGCCCTCCAGCTTGAACTTGTGCAAAGCTATCAGTTGGCTGCTGAAAAGTCAGGTACAGAACAGAACCCCAGGTTACAGATTCTTCCCTTGAGGATAAATACCAAAAAACCCTCCAAATCTACAACTTCTGTTGCCCGCAAGAAAACAACTCCCACCTCAGCTTCTACTGGTGGCAGCAGCAATGGCATCAGTGTTACCAGGCTTCCCATTTTGCCTGAataattcaattctttttttccCAATTCTAACATATTTCACTTCTGTTGTTCGTACATGTATTATGTATGTAACATGTACAGTCATGAACCTggtgtaaataatttattcatagcCTAAGAGCTTGTAGCTCAGTTGGGGTGTGATATCTATGCCGGGAGTTTGATCCTCCGACAAGCTGTCCCTTCTTGTATCAAAGTGTAtgtattggaaaaaaaaaatcaatccatATGAAATGTAATATAATACATCATGGTTTTATTCCTCCAATGTACTTTCAATTTATAGTGGTAAATTTGTGTAGCTAGAGACAATAATACTGAAATATGTAAATATCTGATTAAAATgtcagacaaaaaaaaaagttaacgaGTTAAAAGTTCggagaaaaaaaagttgaatggTGAAATTAGGAAtgtaaaattaggtttaaaactGATAGAACCAAATTGATTCAAATTCgaagacaaaatatattattctttctaaatataagttaaattgaATCTGATTTACGATGTTTAAGTGAGGTTTGAGATTATTTGAGAGGTGATTTACCGATAataatcttttgtaattttttactatatttgtTTCCTAATTTTAGTTATACAAGTGtgacactttattttttaaaaaactaaaatgttgTTTAATCACACAACTCTGTATGTTATACTAAACAATACAAAACTAGTCATATAATCTTCACATACTACACATATTGTGTATTGTATGTAATTTCTGAATCATATAATCATACCAGTTGTCTAGTATTCTCTAAGACATAATCATACTTAGCTCACAAACTCACACCTTTTCTACCCTATTCTAGAGTAGTgttgtgtaaaaaaattaacaggAATATCTAGGTTAATCTACAAATCTTAAACTCTAATAAAATCTAATATGAATATCAATGTTAACCTCCAGACCTTAAACtcctaataataaattaatatcgATGAATATTGTTGCTTAAACATAAGTGAATTTAAGAAGTATCACGTGTAttcataggaaaaaaaataagaaaaataaaatatactatttattctattttagaaattaagtATATCTATATTATTGTGactgagagagagaaaaaaaagtttggaTTTATAAAAActagaaatttcaaaatctaaagcGTTTTGAGATCTTAAATAACCCCAATGAATTTTGTACTATACTAGTCAACCTCAAGTTCTATATAATTGGTATTTATGTTTTTACATACTATGTTCTGAAATACtcattattatcaaaatttctaaataattctaggattaaaatatacattacaaaacaaaagcacattgcataaaactttaatatattctattattttgtatttttatctatatttactAGAAGGCAATCTTATAACTTTTTTACCATGCTtcgaaaaatataatattttataataaattaggtATCATAACTATGTGTATATATCATAACTATGGGGATGCAGGAAGGAAAAAAACGAGGTGAAGGaagaaataacatttttttatgatgttgttAATGTTTATCAGACAAATTATTcgtttgttttattatatagtaACATTTTGTTATGGTTGATATCTTAATCTCTTTAGATTTTGGAATAATTTTATTGTTCAGAGTTTTggaaactattttaaaatgataacttCAAATAATGGAAGTTAGATTAATTCTTATAATACTTTAAGATTGATGATAGGATTGTAAGAGTGATAtggtcaataaatatttattttatgaagtttGATAGgttgattgaaattaatttgtttatgaaTGTTAAATATTGtgaatagtttaaattttgaGCATTAGTTAAATTGGTTCAATGTGATGtggttttgaaatatatattaacataaaattcgTTTTTTGAAATATCAAAAGGGTCATTTTTCTTTTGCGTGTTAGGcaaattacttttataagaGCTTTTAAAAGGTTGGTCAGCAACACTTTTGGCAAATCAGCtagtgttttaaaaattttaaaaatacaattttatgatattcatttgacataaaaaaatataattttttatattttttaaaaaagaaaaagttaaaaattaagtaataataatatcaaataaataaatgtaaaaaatttaaatatgaaaaaaagaaatatttttcttttaaaaggatAATCCGAAAATATTATcaataagtatttttataaatttttatttaatcatttgaaTTCTAAAAATATGTTCGCAAACAGCATTTATTCTCGAAACGAGAGATACTCCTTTAAACAAACACGGCCTTAACACtccaaataaaacaattttacttCGCTCTCGTAAGTGAGAGCATTATCGTGAGTTCAACTTCGAGGGTTTCCTTCAACAACTGAAATTCTCTCcgttttctttttatcaatttatcaGTTACTCTCGTGTTAGTATCTCAAAGTTCTACTTGCAGAAGATTTCGTTGccctgtgttttttttttttttttcaattgatttttaaaCTGTCGGCATTTGATTTTGTGCGGTTCAGGATTTAACGAGATTTGGAGTGGGTGATGGCTGCGAAGGAAGATAATCGAATATTTGTGGGTGGTTTATCTTGGGACGTCACTGAGCGTCAACTCGAGCATGCCTTTGCTCGTTATGGCAAAATTCTCGAATGCCAGGTATCCCTCTTCTTCGCTATCGATTTTCTGGACAAGTGGtctgtattttaaattaaactatttcaCTACCATGGAAAGGAGATCTTGTTTATTCTCGTTTCAATCATGTTCGGCATGCCCTTTCAGAAATTTAGAGTGGAAAGgagcttttttatttatttatttattttttaataaaagtgacGTTTTAATTGAATCTAAATGTGCATATCGTTATAAAACAGTAGTAATGATAATTTTTGGGTGAGACTATTGTGATTCACGAAGTGGACCTGTTCAGTGCCGTTGTGATTTCTAGTTTAGGATAGGGGCGATTGCAGGGTCTGGTTTTGGCCAAGTTATTGCGTAGGaatcttattttttcattttttttattgtgcttTAGGGTTGAAGTTTTATGATAGGATTCTGTACatatttttttcgtttttttgtctttttggaATGCTGGTTTTGAATATCGTGATCTTTAAGATGCTGTGGGTGgattttttaaaagatgttttACCAGAATGATTTCTTCATTGCGGAAgatcattttcaattttctgaTAAAATGATAGTTTGTGGTAACTGTAGAACTTGAGCTGGAGATATTGTGGTTTGGATATTGTAATTTGGTGCAAGGAAGGTCGTTGATCAAATAACAGTCTGAGCTGTCTGCTATTCGCTTGTCTTTGATGTGCTTAtgatttgttattaaaagcATTGTAATTTGGAATGGGTGTTTTGCTTTATAATTGGGCTGGCAAGTGACATTTGGACAAAGTTAATACCATAACATGCGTGTTGGagtatgctatttttttttaatacttgttTTTTGTGCGGCTCACAGATCTATGCCTTGTTGCATGACTAATGAACTGAGAAGTTCGTGACACTTGTTTAGTTGAGTTGCATTTAATTCTTTTGGGTAAAGAATTTTTTCTGTCCAAATTCAAAGTTCACACAGAAAACCATGCTGCATCTGTACTGTGGCTTCCTTCCTTTTCTAGTTGCAAATCTATCTTGTGACGGCAATTGTTACCAGTGGGATATATAACAAACTTATGCTGGGcattccttctttttcttctggcTCTTGATCAATTGTTGTCCAAGATAATTATAGGAAATTAGAAACAGGCGTCCAAGACTGCTTTCTCATATTatgctttttgaaatttttatccTTTGATATATTGATATGTTATGAACACTGCTTATACCCGTTTCTTTAGTTGTAGAGGCATGGGCAACAGATGTGCCATCTTATGAACTGACAATGCATTTGGTAAGGTCAAGGTGGCATTTCTAGTGGTCCTGAAATGTGGAAAGATTCACATACACGCAGTTCCTGGGGAAGAGAGTAATATACTGTTTTTAATGGAAATGAGAATTACCCCACTAACTAATATACTGTTCCATTCGAAGTATACATAGAACCGTTTCAAAGAGCTGTGGTTTGTGGTGCTCAGTAGACCGGTTAAAGTGAGTTCAAGAATTTGTATGTGCTTGCTTCAGTTGAGCAGTCCAATGTTGCTGCACCTTTGGCAGTTTTCATTAGTTAAAGGGAGTTCAAGAATTTTTATGTGCTTGCTTCAGTTGAGCAGTCCAATGTCGCTGCACCTTTGGCAGTTTTCATTAGTTTCTCATAGCAATGTAAAGCTCTGGTGTTTGGACATTGCTTTGTGTTTTGCTGATGTCACCGCCCttctaacaaatatatattcttataaatatcCAAACCCTGTGAGTTTGTCTCTACAACACCAACACATTCTGCATCATTACGGGTCCTGTGAGTACTTTGGTGCTGCAGAGCTCAATATTTTCAATCCGAAGCATTGAGACTATAGACAGTTGCTGCTCAGAGATTGGGTTCCTCCTTTTTTATGACATACTGTATCTCACCAGTTGATCTACCTATTATTGCTAACTGTATCGAAGGTCAAATGATTGAATATCTTGGATTTAGTCATTATTTCCTTACTTGGATAGAGTTCGAGTTCATTGGTTGGAGATGttttctttggtttgaatgGTTCTGCTTTTGTCAGTGTACTCTTAGATAAAGAATCCTCATCTGCATAAGAATGGTTTTCCACTAAAATGCTGGTGTGTTGGATATTGTCAGTTAAGTGACAGCAGAATTACCTAGAGTGATAGGCATTTAATTGCAGTATGGTCAATATTATGCATTCATCTTCTATGTTGCTGCATAAGATTGATTTCTTGCATCTGGTGAGGCGAATAAATCACAGGAGGTAGATgaattctttcaaaaaaaagtGAAAGCATGATCTTCAAAAGGAATGCTGTGAATGCCTGTGTCCTGCTTTTTGTCTTTCAGAATTATGGAAAATATTTGCTGGCtgagtatttttcttttgaagagaTACCAAATGTGAAACTCATCGTAAAATTGAAGTTGTGACAAAATCTGTTGACTGCTGAAGTGAAAGCTACAGATGGATTTGATGGCATACCATTCATTTGTGGGTAGATGTTGTAATGTTAGTTCTTCTGGGTCAGAAAATAATAGTATCATATAATACAGTGcctttttattcaaataagtCAGACGATAAGAATATGTTTGAGGGATTAAATTGTTAAAGGTCTATCTTGGAGTCATGAATCACTATGGAACATGCTGAAATTCTATCTCAGAATGTGGAAGTGTTTGTTGTCAAATATGGGCTTGGGATTCCTCTGAAAGGCTTAGCTATATGAAAGCTTTATCATTGTAACGGAGAAGTAAGTTGTCTGgttacaagtttttctttttaagttaatGTTGTTTGCATCTGGTAAATAAGTACTAAAACCACCATGCAACACTTTGTTGGAGCTAAATgcccatttcaaatattttggaTTATGTTTATGTAAGCATAATTTCAGTGACTATCAGCAATTTGGTGTAATACATTATACTGTAATTgtgtttttatcaattttaatttcgaTGGTAAGGGAGGGGTAATTTAGTGGATGGTTTACAAGTCTTGTTGAATTTAGATCACCCTGTAAAATGTCTGAGATTATTTTCAGAGATGGGGTGAAGGCTGAAAcacaatttagaaaaaaaaaaaaaaaaaagacatttcaGGCAACATTAATGGATGACATTCTTGAGTGTCCATTAAAAATTGGTTGATCAACGCTGTGATCAAATAGTCTACAGCTTTTGTAATTGAAATCTTACAAAAACTTtgtacttaaattttattttattttttattgtgaacAAGCAGTAATTTTCTATTGACAGTTTCTTTTAGGCATCCAATTTTTCTAAGCAGTTTGGAAAGAGGGCTTCATTGTTTGGCTATTTTGGTGGGTGGAGAGTTTACCATATGATGGCCATGGGGTGATTTTTATTGTACTTTTTGTTACATACGAGCTGCTTTTACTACCTTTAGCTTTTCTATCTGtctgttttttcctttttataactCATCTTTTTTTGTATGATGTGGTTCTAATTTACTGGTTTtcgaatttatttaattttaatggtgGAGTAGCTTATATTGCTGCACTTTCTTTTACTACGATAACTTGGTGTTTCTTATTCACTTGTACTGGTTTAGTTAACAATTCCTTGTTATTAGAGGTGTTCTGTATGTTGTTCTTACTACCTATATGCGAGTCTTACAATAATGCCTATACAGTGGTAATTTGCATAAAAAGAAGCATTGATATTGTCTGTTCCGATAAAGTACCGTGAAATAGTGTTAGCATTAAGTGTGAATTACTAGTACTTAGCATGAGGTTCTCAAGCGATGCTTCATGTAGATCATGATGGAAAGGGATACAGGCCGTCCACGTGGATTTGGGTTTATCACATTTGCAGACCGTAGGGGAATGGAGGATGCAATCAAGGAAATGCATGGACGGGAAATTGGTGATCGCATAATCTCTGTCAACAAGGCGCAGCCTAAGATGGGGGGTGATGATATAGACCAAGGTTACAGAGGCAGCTACTCATCGGGTGGTAGGGGAAGCTATGGTGCTGGAGATAGGATAGGACAAGATGACTGCTTCAAATGTGGGCGTCCAGGACACTGGGCCCGAGATTGTCCTTTGGCAGGAGGTGGTCGTGGTGGTCGTGGTGGTGGTTCATTTTCTTCCCATCCAAGGTTTGGAGGTGCCGGTGGACATGGGGATCGCCTTGGTGGTGAACGTGATCGATATGTGGATGACCGTTATGATGGAGGACGCTATGGAGACAGGGATCGTTTTGACAACCGTGACTACAAATATGGGAGCCGTGATCGCTATACCAGTGACAGGTATACATATGGTTTGTGGTGGTTGCAGAATTAAT
This genomic interval from Vigna radiata var. radiata cultivar VC1973A chromosome 8, Vradiata_ver6, whole genome shotgun sequence contains the following:
- the LOC106772311 gene encoding glycine-rich RNA-binding protein RZ1C, which gives rise to MAAKEDNRIFVGGLSWDVTERQLEHAFARYGKILECQIMMERDTGRPRGFGFITFADRRGMEDAIKEMHGREIGDRIISVNKAQPKMGGDDIDQGYRGSYSSGGRGSYGAGDRIGQDDCFKCGRPGHWARDCPLAGGGRGGRGGGSFSSHPRFGGAGGHGDRLGGERDRYVDDRYDGGRYGDRDRFDNRDYKYGSRDRYTSDRYPSSGDRFASDRYGSGSDHYPQNGYGKERGYDRYGGPRGGADRYGSGIAGRDEGRSYRGRPGPYDRPSRGSRPSLDRY
- the LOC106771324 gene encoding pentatricopeptide repeat-containing protein At2g26790, mitochondrial-like, whose amino-acid sequence is MSMRLRVFNLVFKTIHKPNLRPFSQPFASTALAHSFSNTAPSTPLSHPTILQVLQTLQCLHHHPSLALSFLNHLHRTGFPHTLSTYAAIIKMFAFWNLPRKLDSLFLHLITLSKHHHLPFHLLQLFEILFQDFDHHNHYLLRAFGGFVKTCVSLNMFDEAIDFLFQTRRRGIVPDVLTCNFLFNRLVEQGEVDKALAIFEQLKRFGFRPNCYSYAILIKALCKKGDLSQPLCVFEEMERVGITPHSYCYAAYIEGCCNNHRSALGYKVLQELRKNNAPLEVYAYTVVVREFCNEMKLDEAQGVFDDMERQGLVPDVFVYSALIQGYCKGHNLXXALXLXXXMISRGVKTNCVIVSYILHLLGKMGKTLEVVDEFKKLKESGMFLDGVVYNIVFDALFKLGKVEDAIEMLEDMKRRGVALDLKHYTTFIKGYCLQGDLVSGFRVFKEMSDEGFKPDIITYNVLVTGXVRNGXACEAXKFLQSEGVKPNSTTHKLIIENLCSVGKVLEAEAYFNSLKDKSFEIYSAMVNGYCEADRVNKAYKIFHELSNQGDMVNNASCSKLITKLWMTKDTKKASMVLKRMLSSNAEPSIVMYSKVISLLCETGDTKKKDMDNARLFFNLFVNRGLTPDVIIYTIMINSYCRMNYLEEAHDLFEDMKRRGIKPDVITYTVLLHGNYKDYLKRCHGEGNKTSLKVSSILRDTSLKVSSILRDMDQMEINPDVFFYTVLIDGVNKTDNFKKALSLFGNMVDRGLEPDTITCAALGLRSKFHGDKAIKLLNEMGMTAAACHLSSKTR